A stretch of Caenorhabditis elegans chromosome IV DNA encodes these proteins:
- the R05G6.9 gene encoding EGF-like domain-containing protein (Confirmed by transcript evidence) — protein sequence MDLSKHIILISVIFVAAVESGRYRRQGLPGLGGLDGFNDLLPCNAFTRCNGKGLCLGTAKQSTCMCFLGWSGDSCDSVANLMDPFNLFSNNNNNNNNNQLFPNLFPTASSLNLLNNPFGLDDDALEMCTASDCNGNGVCVGSKKAPLCLCNLGKTGFKCESEISGLLNMDPSAPITFCSPSDCNNKGLCLGTKNSFSCACQIGYTGSRCEKTPVALCDSRDCSSNGLCIGTKDSMTCACYLGYSGDKCEKITGTMCEASDCNSNGICIGTKNLKSCICAPGYYGSRCESRFALLPGTEGMFCEAKDCNGNGICIGNKLLPMCICAPGFTGLRCELEPLCTGALQCSGNGLCIGSLKSYSCTCNLGWTGPTCAQSTLIG from the exons ATGGATCTCTCTAAACATATTATTCTCATTTCTGTCATATTCGTGGCTGCAGTTGAATCTGGTAGATATCGAAGACAAGGATTACCTGGTCTTGGAGGATTAGATGGATTCAATGATCTTCTTCCATGTAATGCTTTCACAAGATGTAATGGAAAAGGATTGTGTCTTGGAACTGCAAAGCAATCCACGTGTATGTGCTTCCTCGGATGGAGTGGTGATTCGTGTGACTCTGTTGCAA ATCTAATGGATCCATTCAACTTGTTCtccaacaacaacaataataataataacaatcAATTATTTCCGAATCTTTTCCCAACAGCAAGCTCGCTGAACTTGTTGAATAATCCATTTGGATTGGATGATGATGCATTGGAAATGTGCACAGCAAGTGATTGTAATGGAAATGGAGTTTGTGTTGGTTCAAAGAAGGCACCACTCTGTCTTTGTAATCTTGGAAAAACTGGGTTCAAGTGTGAAAGTGAAATTTCTGGACTTT TGAACATGGATCCATCAGCTCCAATCACATTCTGTTCACCAAGTGATTGTAACAACAAAGGTCTATGTTTGGgaacaaaaaacagtttttcgtGTGCATGTCAAATCGGTTATACTGGTTCAAGATGCGAGAAGACTCCAGTTGCATTATGTGATTCTCGTGATTGCAGTTCAAATGGATTATGTATTGGTACAAAAGACTCAATGACTTGTGCTTGTTATCTTGGATATTCTGGTGATAAATGTGAAAAGA TCACCGGAACTATGTGCGAAGCTTCTGACTGTAATTCTAATGGAATCTGTATTGGAACAAAGAACTTGAAATCCTGTATCTGCGCTCCTGGATATTATGGATCACGGTGTGAATCGAGATTCG CTCTTCTCCCTGGCACCGAAGGAATGTTCTGTGAAGCTAAAGACTGTAATGGAAATGGGATCTGTATAGGAAACAAGCTTCTTCCCATGTGCATTTGTGCTCCTGGATTCACTGGTCTTCGTTGCGAACTTGAGCCATTATGTACTGGTGCACTTCAATGTTCTGGTAATGGTTTATGCATTGGATCATTGAAATCTTATAGTTGTACTTGTAATCTTGGGTGGACTGGTCCAACTTGTGCCCAAAGCACTCTAATCGGATaa
- the R05G6.4 gene encoding Nitric oxide synthase-interacting protein homolog (Confirmed by transcript evidence) → MTRHGKNSTAASVYTYHERRRDAKASGYGTLHARLGADSIKEFHCCSLTLQPCRNPVISPTGYIFDREAILENILAQKKAYAKKLKEYEKQVAEESAAAKIAEGQAETFTKRTQFSAIESTPSRTGAVATPRPEVGSLKRQGGVMSTEIAAKVKAHGEEGVMSNMKGDKSTSLPSFWIPELNPTAVATKLEKPSSKVLCPVSGKPIKLKELLEVKFTPMPGTETAAHRKFLCPVTRDELTNTTRCAYLKKSKSVVKYDVVEKLIKGDGIDPINGEPMSEDDIIELQRGGTGYSATNETKAKLIRPQLELQ, encoded by the exons ATGACCCGACATGGAAAAAACTCAACGGCTGCTTCTGTATACACTTACCATGAACGTAGAAGGGAtgcaaaa gctagTGGATACGGAACACTCCACGCTCGTCTTGGTGCCGATTCAATTAAAGAGTTTCACTGTTGCTCTTTGACTCTTCAACCATGTAGAAATCCAGTAATTTCTCCGACCGGATATATTTTCGATCGTGAAGCGATTCTTGAGAATATTCTAGCCCAGAAGAAGGCGTACGCAAAGAAACTAAAGGAATATGAGAAACAAGTGGCAGAAGAAAGTGCAGCGGCAAAAATAGCGGAAGGCCAAGCGGAAACCTTCACAAAAAGAACACAATTCTCAGCAATTGAAAGTACACCAAGTAGGACCGGAGCTGTGGCCACACCAAGGCCTGAGGTTGGAAGTCTG aaaagaCAAGGTGGTGTCATGTCTACTGAAATAGCCGCAAAAGTGAAAGCACACGGCGAGGAAGGAGTAATGTCGAATATGAAGGGAGACAAAAGCACTTCACTACCAAGTTTCTGGATACCCGAACTCAATCCCACCGCTGTCGCcacgaaattggaaaaaccaAGCTCCAAAGTTCTTTGTCCGGTTTCTGGAAAAcctataaaattgaaagagtTATTAGAAGTGAAATTCACTCCAATGCCAGGAACAGAAACTGCCGCACACCGAAAATTTCTGTGTCCAGTGACCAGAGATGAATTGACAAACACCACAAGATGCGCATATCTCAAGAAATC aaagtCGGTGGTTAAGTATGACGTAGTTGAGAAATTAATCAAAGGTGATGGTATTGACCCAATAAATGGAGAACCGATGAGCGAGGACGACATCATTGAACTTCAGAGAGGAGGAACCGGATATTCCGCAACAAACGAAACAAAAGCAAAACTGATTAGACCACAGCTCGAGTTGCAATGa
- the R05G6.3 gene encoding Venom peptide (Confirmed by transcript evidence): MKIFIVFVVILSFFLVPTLAARTRYRHKVSFSAHDNADSGSFRKATFDK; encoded by the exons atgaaaatcTTTATTGTTTTCGTTGTCATTTTGAGCTTCTTCTTGGtg CCAACCCTGGCTGCTCGCACTCGTTATCGTCACAAGGTGTCATTCAGTGCTCATGACAATGCTGATTCTGGATCGTTCCGCAAAGCGACATTcgacaaataa